A stretch of the Ensifer sp. PDNC004 genome encodes the following:
- the hemA gene encoding 5-aminolevulinate synthase has protein sequence MDFENFFKNELDGLHQEGRYRVFADLARHRGQFPKAARHTAQGVQDVTVWCSNDYLGMGQHSVVTEAMKRAIDECGAGAGGTRNISGTNHYHVLLERELADLHGKESALLFTSGYVSNWAALGTLCSKIPGVIVFSDAGNHASMIEGIRHSKCERVIFKHNSVADLEAKLAAADPRAPKLIAFESVYSMDGDIAPIKEFCDLADKYGAMTYLDEVHAVGMYGPRGGGIAEREGLMHRLTVIEGTLGKAFGVMGGYITGSAALCDFIRSFASGFIFTTALPPTLAAGALASIRHLKESQVERFAHQERVRRLRSLLDQRGIPHMPNPSHIVPVMVGDAAKCKWISDLLLDNFGVYVQPINYPTVPKKTERLRITPTPLHSDADIDHLVGALHSLWSRCALARAVA, from the coding sequence CAGGGCGTTCAGGACGTCACCGTCTGGTGTTCGAACGACTATCTCGGCATGGGCCAGCATTCCGTCGTCACCGAGGCGATGAAGCGCGCCATCGACGAATGCGGCGCCGGCGCCGGCGGCACCCGCAACATCTCCGGTACCAACCATTACCACGTCCTGCTTGAGCGCGAGCTCGCGGACCTGCACGGCAAGGAATCGGCGCTTCTGTTCACCTCGGGCTACGTGTCCAACTGGGCAGCGCTCGGCACGCTCTGTTCGAAGATTCCTGGCGTCATCGTCTTCTCGGACGCCGGGAATCACGCTTCGATGATCGAGGGGATCCGTCACTCCAAGTGCGAACGCGTCATCTTCAAACACAATTCGGTCGCTGACCTCGAAGCCAAGCTCGCCGCAGCCGATCCGCGCGCGCCGAAGCTCATTGCCTTCGAGTCCGTCTACTCCATGGACGGCGACATCGCGCCGATCAAGGAATTCTGCGACCTCGCCGACAAGTACGGCGCCATGACCTATCTCGACGAAGTGCATGCCGTCGGCATGTACGGTCCGCGCGGCGGCGGCATTGCCGAGCGCGAAGGCCTGATGCACCGCCTGACGGTCATCGAAGGCACGCTCGGCAAGGCCTTCGGCGTCATGGGCGGCTACATCACCGGCTCGGCAGCACTTTGCGATTTCATCCGCTCGTTCGCATCCGGCTTCATCTTCACGACGGCGCTGCCGCCGACGCTCGCCGCCGGCGCGCTCGCCTCGATCCGTCACTTGAAGGAAAGCCAGGTCGAGCGCTTCGCGCACCAGGAGCGCGTGCGTCGTCTGCGCTCGCTGCTCGACCAGCGCGGCATTCCGCACATGCCGAACCCGAGCCATATCGTGCCGGTCATGGTGGGCGATGCCGCCAAGTGCAAGTGGATCTCCGACCTCTTGCTCGACAACTTCGGCGTATACGTGCAGCCGATCAACTATCCGACGGTGCCGAAGAAGACCGAGCGCCTGCGCATCACGCCGACGCCGCTGCATTCGGACGCCGACATCGACCATCTCGTCGGTGCGCTGCATTCGCTGTGGTCGCGCTGTGCGCTGGCTCGCGCGGTCGCGTAA
- the dxr gene encoding 1-deoxy-D-xylulose-5-phosphate reductoisomerase: MASRDSAKRRLTILGSTGSIGTNTLDVIERLGGREHFDVVAVTGNGNIPLLAEQAVKAGAELAVTANESQYENLKAALVGTGIQVAAGKSGLIEAAERNADWVMAAIVGNAGLAPTLAAARRGADIALANKECLVSAGSLFIHAVKKGGGRLLPVDSEHNAIFQVLEEHQRHAVERIILTASGGPFRTKSLEEMRHVTADVARAHPNWSMGLKISIDSASMFNKALEMIEAKHLFALKPEQVEVIVHPQSVIHSMVGYTDGSVLAQLGCPDMRTAIGYALSYPSRCSLPIERLDFAKLSRLDFEAPDEVRFPAIRLARRAMVEGGVQGAVLNGAKETALDAFIAGRTGFLAMAEIVEKVMDKLADLPAATTMDDVFAADEKARHLAAGLLQ; the protein is encoded by the coding sequence ATGGCATCCCGCGACAGTGCGAAGCGCCGACTGACGATCCTCGGCTCGACCGGCTCGATCGGCACCAACACGCTCGACGTCATCGAGCGCCTTGGCGGCCGCGAGCACTTCGATGTCGTCGCCGTCACCGGCAACGGCAACATTCCCCTGCTTGCCGAGCAGGCCGTGAAGGCCGGCGCCGAACTCGCCGTCACCGCCAACGAGAGCCAGTACGAAAACCTGAAAGCAGCGCTCGTCGGCACCGGCATCCAAGTTGCCGCCGGCAAGAGCGGCCTTATCGAGGCGGCCGAGCGCAATGCCGATTGGGTGATGGCCGCGATCGTGGGCAATGCCGGCCTCGCCCCGACGCTTGCTGCCGCCCGCCGCGGCGCCGACATCGCGCTCGCCAACAAGGAGTGCCTGGTTTCGGCCGGCAGCCTGTTCATCCACGCGGTGAAGAAAGGCGGCGGTCGGTTGCTGCCGGTCGACAGCGAACACAACGCCATCTTCCAGGTGCTGGAAGAGCATCAGCGCCACGCGGTCGAGCGCATCATCCTGACGGCCTCGGGCGGCCCCTTCCGCACCAAGTCGCTTGAGGAGATGCGGCATGTGACGGCCGATGTCGCGCGCGCCCATCCGAACTGGTCGATGGGCCTGAAGATCTCGATCGACAGCGCCTCGATGTTCAACAAGGCGCTGGAGATGATCGAGGCGAAGCACCTCTTCGCGCTTAAGCCCGAGCAGGTCGAAGTGATCGTGCACCCGCAGTCGGTCATCCACTCGATGGTCGGCTACACCGACGGATCGGTGCTGGCCCAGCTCGGCTGCCCGGACATGCGCACCGCCATCGGTTATGCGCTCTCCTATCCGAGCCGCTGCAGCCTACCGATCGAGCGGCTCGATTTCGCCAAGCTGTCGCGCCTCGATTTCGAAGCACCGGACGAAGTGCGCTTCCCGGCGATCCGGCTTGCCCGCCGGGCAATGGTCGAGGGTGGCGTGCAGGGCGCGGTGCTCAATGGTGCCAAGGAAACGGCGCTCGACGCCTTCATCGCCGGCCGCACCGGCTTTCTCGCCATGGCCGAGATCGTCGAAAAGGTGATGGACAAGCTCGCGGACCTGCCGGCCGCCACGACGATGGACGACGTCTTTGCCGCCGACGAAAAAGCCCGGCACTTGGCGGCCGGGCTGCTTCAGTAG
- a CDS encoding META domain-containing protein, translating into MLKVMTAVSCACVAIEMASMQPVAAENVPQQLVGTWLAEDIGGGGVIDNLQSTLEIREDGTYGGMAGCNHFTGTFSLSGSKVTFGPAATTRKMCVPAVMTQEQKFLEALRSELSWSVEGSKLVLGKAGGGTSVKLASMTAASEGADVTIRIPGADTVDRQSVRYDCGSKAIEAEYINAGPVSLVTFTIDGTFVVASNVIAASGAKYAGGQYVWWTKGEEATLFDATKGDQDKGIACKPAS; encoded by the coding sequence ATGCTGAAAGTCATGACCGCCGTTTCCTGCGCCTGCGTGGCGATCGAGATGGCCTCGATGCAGCCGGTTGCGGCCGAGAACGTGCCGCAGCAGCTCGTCGGCACCTGGCTTGCCGAGGACATCGGTGGCGGCGGGGTCATCGACAATCTGCAGTCGACACTTGAGATCCGCGAAGACGGCACCTATGGCGGCATGGCTGGCTGCAACCATTTCACCGGAACCTTCAGCCTCTCGGGCTCCAAGGTCACCTTCGGTCCCGCCGCCACGACGCGCAAGATGTGCGTGCCGGCGGTGATGACCCAGGAGCAGAAGTTCCTGGAAGCGCTGCGTTCAGAGCTTTCCTGGTCGGTGGAAGGATCGAAGCTCGTGCTTGGCAAGGCCGGTGGTGGCACTTCCGTGAAGCTGGCATCGATGACGGCAGCGTCGGAAGGCGCTGACGTGACGATCCGCATTCCGGGAGCCGACACGGTCGATAGGCAATCGGTCCGATACGATTGCGGTAGCAAGGCGATCGAGGCGGAGTACATCAACGCCGGCCCGGTTTCACTGGTGACCTTCACCATCGACGGCACGTTCGTCGTCGCATCCAACGTGATTGCCGCGTCCGGGGCCAAATATGCCGGCGGACAATATGTCTGGTGGACGAAGGGCGAGGAGGCGACGCTTTTCGACGCGACGAAAGGTGACCAGGATAAGGGCATCGCCTGCAAGCCGGCGTCCTGA
- a CDS encoding Thivi_2564 family membrane protein gives MGLLIGILITFLVIVLVLYLVQRLPLDARAKQIVQIIVIIIGIISLLKYLAVF, from the coding sequence ATGGGGCTGCTTATCGGAATCCTGATTACGTTCCTCGTCATCGTGCTGGTGCTCTATCTCGTCCAGCGGCTGCCGCTCGACGCGCGTGCCAAGCAGATCGTGCAGATCATCGTCATCATCATCGGCATCATCTCTCTGTTGAAATACCTGGCCGTCTTCTGA
- a CDS encoding VOC family protein, which yields MLSPNLILFYVEDPARSAAFYTGLFGREPVASFPTYVAFELENGLTFSLWSTGARDFVSSGTGHRSEIAFMVKDDAEVERLYAEWRRKGITIEQELKTAVFGRTFVALDPDGHRLRVCRPDD from the coding sequence ATGCTGTCACCGAACCTCATCCTGTTCTATGTCGAAGACCCGGCAAGAAGTGCCGCGTTCTATACCGGCCTCTTTGGACGCGAACCCGTTGCCTCCTTCCCGACCTATGTCGCCTTCGAACTCGAAAACGGGCTGACGTTCAGTCTCTGGTCCACCGGCGCGCGGGATTTCGTCTCGTCCGGTACCGGCCATCGCTCGGAAATCGCCTTCATGGTCAAGGACGATGCTGAGGTCGAGCGCCTTTATGCGGAGTGGCGCCGCAAAGGGATCACGATCGAGCAGGAGCTGAAGACCGCCGTCTTCGGCCGCACCTTCGTGGCGCTTGATCCCGATGGTCATCGCCTGCGCGTATGCAGGCCCGATGATTGA
- a CDS encoding SDR family NAD(P)-dependent oxidoreductase: MTNKVAIITGASQGIGAGLTNAFLAEGYSVVATSRNVSQSREITESDRLARVDGDIADPETAKRVVETAIARFGSIDALVNNAGIFFTKPFVDYTTDDYRQLSATNIEGFLHTTQLVIKQMLSQKRGGSIVSITTPLADRPIAGMNASVAMLTKGGINAISKNIAMEYARDGIRVNVVAPGVVDTPLHKDNPRDFLNTLSPMHSISSVEEIVDAVLFLTRAPRITGEVLNVDGGAHLGKW; the protein is encoded by the coding sequence ATGACAAACAAGGTCGCCATCATCACCGGTGCATCCCAGGGCATCGGCGCGGGCCTCACAAACGCTTTTCTGGCAGAGGGCTATAGCGTCGTCGCAACCTCGCGCAATGTCAGCCAATCGCGCGAAATCACCGAATCGGACCGGCTGGCCCGGGTCGACGGCGATATCGCCGATCCGGAGACGGCGAAACGCGTGGTCGAAACCGCGATCGCCCGGTTCGGCTCGATCGACGCGCTGGTCAACAATGCCGGCATCTTCTTCACCAAGCCCTTCGTCGACTACACCACTGACGACTACCGGCAGCTGAGCGCCACCAACATCGAGGGATTCCTCCACACGACCCAGCTTGTGATCAAGCAGATGCTTTCGCAGAAAAGAGGCGGCAGCATCGTCAGCATCACGACGCCGCTTGCCGATCGCCCGATCGCAGGCATGAACGCTTCGGTCGCCATGCTGACCAAGGGCGGCATCAACGCCATCTCGAAGAACATCGCCATGGAATACGCAAGAGACGGAATTCGCGTCAACGTCGTCGCGCCCGGTGTCGTCGACACGCCACTTCACAAGGACAATCCGCGGGATTTCCTCAACACGCTTTCGCCGATGCACAGCATCTCCAGCGTCGAAGAGATCGTGGATGCCGTCCTGTTCCTGACCCGGGCGCCGCGCATCACCGGGGAGGTGCTGAACGTCGACGGCGGCGCGCATCTGGGCAAATGGTAG
- a CDS encoding LysR family transcriptional regulator, producing the protein MVDLNDIAVFAAVAQFESFSRAARSLGMPVSTVSRKVTALEEQLGATLIQRTTRKLSLTAQGRAYYAECGEPLKQLRDAERVLSEAQRRPEGLLRVTVPMTLGQPPFFDFLSAFMRSYPEIEVDLLVTNSFMDLVAENIDVAVRFGELRDSSLVAQRLGRSTHFLVAAPDYLDQHGTPSRPEDLSGHRCVLVNARGNEAEWHLVKGGATASLRVSGAVSVHDIQSANAMTERGHGIGRLPPIFCDSLLASGKLVRVLPGWSAPDVFVHAVYPTRRFLPSRLQVFLQELKAWRGPAWQPLR; encoded by the coding sequence ATGGTCGATCTGAACGATATCGCGGTCTTTGCCGCCGTGGCCCAATTCGAGAGTTTCAGCCGGGCGGCACGTTCGCTCGGCATGCCGGTCTCCACCGTCAGCCGCAAGGTCACGGCCCTTGAGGAGCAACTGGGCGCCACGCTCATCCAGCGCACGACGCGCAAGCTCAGTCTCACGGCGCAGGGGCGGGCCTATTATGCGGAATGCGGCGAACCGCTGAAGCAGCTTCGCGATGCCGAGCGGGTGCTGAGTGAGGCGCAGAGAAGGCCGGAGGGGTTGCTGAGGGTCACCGTTCCCATGACCCTCGGGCAGCCGCCCTTCTTTGATTTCCTGTCCGCATTCATGAGGTCCTATCCCGAGATCGAGGTTGATCTGCTCGTCACCAACAGTTTCATGGACCTCGTTGCCGAAAATATCGACGTCGCGGTGCGGTTCGGTGAATTGCGCGATTCGTCGCTTGTCGCGCAGCGCCTGGGCCGAAGCACCCACTTCCTGGTGGCCGCGCCCGACTATCTCGACCAACATGGCACCCCATCGCGCCCCGAAGACCTGAGCGGCCATCGCTGCGTTCTGGTCAATGCCCGCGGCAACGAGGCAGAATGGCATCTGGTCAAAGGTGGCGCAACGGCCAGCCTGCGTGTGAGCGGAGCGGTGTCGGTCCATGACATCCAGTCGGCGAACGCCATGACCGAGCGTGGCCACGGCATAGGCCGGTTGCCGCCGATCTTCTGCGACAGCCTGCTTGCGAGCGGCAAGCTCGTGCGCGTCCTTCCGGGATGGTCGGCGCCGGACGTCTTCGTGCACGCGGTCTATCCGACACGGCGCTTCCTGCCATCACGGCTGCAGGTGTTTCTGCAGGAACTCAAAGCCTGGCGCGGCCCGGCGTGGCAGCCGCTTCGGTGA
- a CDS encoding N-acetyltransferase, producing MDDIKATPSGENTVQLLVTYMEMLERPAGDAFPAPIAHAVVTSERPDTAAFLSLYRAVGEPLRWDQRLRMPTADLDDFLGSASTSLYILRLGDRAVGLCEFDRADTEDVELTHFGLIPDVYGQRLGPFLLDSALRAVWDRGANRIWLHTDIWDHPKAQATYRRAGFSIFAQKLEEIVP from the coding sequence GTGGATGACATTAAAGCTACCCCTTCCGGAGAAAACACGGTCCAGCTGCTTGTGACCTATATGGAAATGCTCGAACGCCCGGCGGGCGACGCGTTTCCGGCACCGATCGCGCACGCGGTGGTTACGTCCGAACGTCCGGATACCGCTGCGTTTCTTTCGCTCTATCGCGCCGTCGGCGAACCATTGCGCTGGGATCAGCGACTGCGCATGCCAACAGCCGATCTCGACGATTTTCTCGGCAGCGCCTCCACGAGCCTCTACATCCTCCGGCTGGGCGACCGCGCGGTCGGGCTTTGTGAATTCGACCGCGCTGATACCGAGGATGTCGAACTCACCCATTTCGGCCTGATCCCGGACGTTTACGGCCAAAGGCTGGGGCCGTTTCTGCTCGATAGTGCGCTGCGCGCCGTCTGGGACCGTGGTGCAAACCGGATCTGGCTGCATACCGACATATGGGATCATCCGAAGGCGCAGGCGACCTATCGTCGGGCCGGTTTCAGCATCTTCGCGCAAAAGCTCGAAGAGATCGTGCCCTAG
- a CDS encoding ROK family protein yields MFIGIDWGGTKMEVIALGRDGETRARHRVSTPTSGYDDCIRAVLDLVAAAEQTAGEQGSIGIGIPGSPNPRTGIVRNSNAVLINGKPLGRDLETALGRPVRLANDANCLAVSEAVDGAGKNEHVVFGVIVGTGHGGGLAIDKKVHAGYQGVAAEIGHYPLPWMTKDEYPGHKCWCGKHGCLDMYACGTGVELDYRLTTGVEKRGRDIIEAKRAGDPVATGVYERFVDRLARSLALLTNIVDPDVYVLGGGMSNVDEIYQDVPPRVVNYLFGDTFETPIRKALHGDSSGVRGAAWLWKD; encoded by the coding sequence ATGTTCATCGGAATAGATTGGGGCGGCACGAAAATGGAAGTCATCGCGCTCGGCCGCGATGGCGAAACGCGCGCCCGTCATCGCGTCTCGACCCCGACCAGCGGTTATGACGATTGCATTCGCGCCGTTCTCGATCTCGTTGCCGCCGCCGAGCAGACGGCGGGCGAACAGGGCTCGATCGGCATCGGCATTCCCGGCAGCCCCAATCCGCGCACCGGCATCGTGCGCAATTCCAATGCGGTACTGATCAACGGCAAACCGCTCGGTCGCGACCTCGAAACGGCGCTTGGCCGCCCGGTCCGGCTTGCTAACGACGCCAATTGCCTGGCGGTCTCGGAGGCGGTCGACGGTGCCGGCAAGAACGAGCATGTGGTCTTCGGTGTCATCGTCGGTACCGGCCATGGCGGCGGCCTTGCGATCGACAAGAAGGTGCATGCCGGTTACCAGGGCGTTGCCGCCGAGATCGGCCATTATCCGCTGCCCTGGATGACGAAGGACGAATATCCCGGCCACAAATGCTGGTGCGGCAAACACGGCTGTCTCGACATGTATGCCTGCGGTACCGGCGTCGAACTCGACTACCGGCTCACGACCGGTGTTGAAAAGCGCGGGCGCGACATCATCGAGGCAAAGCGGGCGGGCGACCCGGTTGCGACAGGCGTCTATGAGCGCTTCGTCGACCGGCTGGCGCGCAGCCTGGCGCTGCTGACCAATATCGTCGATCCGGACGTCTACGTGCTTGGCGGCGGCATGTCGAATGTCGACGAGATCTATCAGGACGTTCCGCCGCGCGTGGTCAATTATCTCTTCGGCGACACGTTCGAAACGCCCATTCGCAAGGCCTTGCACGGCGACAGCTCCGGCGTGCGCGGCGCGGCCTGGCTCTGGAAGGACTGA
- a CDS encoding heme-degrading domain-containing protein gives MNIDKDLARIARQDQELQFERFDLDTAWELGTLLRKMAAERKLGVVIDITLFSMQVFYAALDGATPDNPNWVRRKRNTVFRLFKSSYATGRELAKAQTNLQAKLGLADADYAAHGGSFPIVVKGTGCIGAVTVSGLPQREDHNMVVEALSALLGKDHGALKLED, from the coding sequence ATGAATATCGACAAGGACCTCGCCCGCATCGCGCGGCAGGATCAGGAATTGCAGTTCGAGCGCTTCGATCTGGATACGGCCTGGGAGCTTGGCACGCTGCTGCGCAAGATGGCGGCCGAGCGCAAGCTTGGCGTCGTCATCGACATCACGCTCTTCTCGATGCAGGTGTTCTATGCCGCGCTCGACGGGGCGACGCCTGACAATCCGAACTGGGTGCGCCGCAAGCGCAACACCGTGTTCCGGCTGTTCAAGAGCAGCTACGCCACCGGCCGCGAGCTTGCCAAGGCACAGACCAATCTGCAGGCGAAGCTCGGATTGGCCGATGCCGATTATGCAGCGCATGGCGGCAGCTTCCCGATCGTCGTCAAGGGCACCGGGTGTATCGGTGCCGTCACCGTATCCGGCCTGCCGCAACGCGAGGACCACAATATGGTGGTCGAAGCGCTCTCGGCCTTGCTCGGCAAGGATCACGGCGCATTGAAGCTCGAGGACTGA